One Triticum dicoccoides isolate Atlit2015 ecotype Zavitan chromosome 3B, WEW_v2.0, whole genome shotgun sequence genomic window, GCGCATGTATGGATCCCCACTCCAtggccctcctcctccccctcctctctccgaCGGCGGCGGATCTTCAAGCCCCCGTGGATGCGGCCCCTTTCCCTCCCCTGCATAGCTCCTTCCTCTGCCCCGCGAGCCGGCACAGCCCTGCATCTGGCCTGTGTCGCTGGCGGGCGCGACCTCCATCCCGGCCATCTCGCTGGCCGGTGCTCCCTCCATCCCGCCCATCTCGCTGGCTGGCGCAACCCCTCCATCTtcttccccttctcccctgccatctacttctccttcctcctccatcttcttcttccccttccatgGACCCCTTCTTTCTCTTCCTTTGCTTAACCAGCCAGCCTTTTCTAAGTTCTTCCTCTTCCCTTGTTCTGTTCTTCCCTGATGTCCACGTTCCCATGAATTTACTGATCACATGTTTATTTTTTTGCAGGTGTTGCTGGATCCCCCTTCTTTCTCTTCCTTTGTGCATTTGTAAAATGTTTGTTAATTTTTATTCCTATATAATCATTCAATTATCACACATTGTACATATTTTAATTTGATGCAGAAAGCACAAAGCATTACGCAATTTCATAGTTTGTCATCCGAACATGATTTGGTATTGAAAACTGATTATGATTCCATGGGCCAATTTCATGAGCATCCAAACATGTGAATTCGTATTCATGTCATTACGGTTTCCTCCCTGAATTGGAATTAAAACCAATTCAATACGGAGGCCTACAATACAGACATCCGAACACAgcgttggtgaatttgtccaccatgaccaataagtatttgtgcttgtgggttccccctttaaggggtccaaccatgtcaagcccccagaccgcgaacggccaggtgatgggtatagttttgagggcggtgggtggcatgtggctctgattagcaaagagctggcaaccgacgcatcgttggactaagtcctgagcatctgcccgggctgtcggccaataaaatcctgtatggaaggccttgcctacaagggcccgggctgcagcgtggtgcccgccgagtccggcgtgaatttcagccaggagattgcgcccttcctcttcggagatacacctttgaaggactccggttgtgcttttcttataaagttctccctcatggaccttgtaggctttagatcgccgaactatgcagcgggcctcattttggtcttcgggaagttcctgcctaattaagtaggctaggaatggttccgttcacggggcaattactgccattatttcgtgggctgaaggtgttatttcatttgctgagccgccgattgtgtcagaattgtctgagttaggtgctgcagctggctccggattgttatttccggactcctcttcccataatacagatggcttaaagagccgttccaggaagatgtttggagggacggtgtcgtgttttgcaccgatgcgtgctaacacgtctgctgcctggttattatcccgggctacatggtggaattcgagtccttcgaaccgagctggcatttttaggacggcgttgcggtaagctgccattttcggatctttggcgtcaaagtctccatttacttgggatattgcgaggtttgaatccccgcacacctctaggcgttgaatgtccatggagattgccatccggaggccgtgtaggagGGACTCGTATTcgtctgcgttgttggagtccatgtacattatttgaagtacatattggactgtgtctccagttggggacgtcaagacgatgccagcccccatgccggccaacattttggatccgtcgaaatgcatgatccaattggagtacgcgccgtactctttagggagttcggcttcggtccattcggcgacaatgtcagccagaacttgcgattttatagctcgccgtggtttgtaggttatgtcaaatggtaagagctcaatggcccattttgcaatcctgcccgttgcgtcgcgattgtttataatatcgttgagaggtacttcggaggctaccgttatggaacactcttgaaagtagtgtcacagcttccgggataccatgaacaccgcatacgctatcttttgataatgtgggtaccgggacttgcatggagttaagacagtggatacatagtacactggtttttgaagagggaatctgtgcccttctgtttctcgttcgacaacgagtaccacgctgacaacttgatgtgttgttgcgatatataataacataggttcgcccaggttgggcgcggccaggaccggatttgttgccagtatggcctttatttcttcgagtccggccgtggcggcatccgtccattcgaagtgttcggtgcgccggaggaggcgatagaggggcagagccttttctcccaaacgggagatgaagcggcttagagccgctacgcacccagttagtttttgtatttgcttgaggtcttttgggatatccaattgtgacagagctcggatcttggctgggtttgcttcaattcctctaccggatacaatgaagcccaaaagcttaccagctggtactccgaagacacatttttccgggttgagcttaatgtcatatgctcggaggttgtcaaatgtcaccctcaagtcgtctactagagtttcgacgtgtttggtcttgacgaccacatcatctatgtgtgcctctactgttttgcctatctgggtagccagacatgtctgaatcatgcgctgatatgttgcgccggcgtttttgagtccgaagggcattgtgttgaagcagagtggcccatatggagtaatgaataccgttgcggcctggtctttttctgccatcttgatttgatggtatccggagtatgtgtcgaggaagcacaatgaatcgtgccctgcggtagcatcgatgatttggtcaatgcgagggagagggaaagggtcctttggacaggccttgttaaggtctttgaaatcgacgcagaggcgccaagatttgtccttttttggtaccattactaggttgctagccagtccggatgtttgatacctctgatgaatccggcttctaagagcttggctagctcctctcccattgcctgtcttttgggttcagaaaatcgccgaagagcttgtttgactggcttgaatccttttaggatatttaggctgtgctctgccagcctgcgtgggattcctggcatgtctgaagggtgccaggcaaaaatgtcccaattttcccggaggaattctcgtagtgtggcttctacatcaggatttaattgtgccccaatggatgccgtctttgtggggtccgttggatggacctgaaatttgactattccgtctgctggtttgaaagaggtggacttagacctcttgtcgagtatcacatcgtccctatccaccgtggagcgcagcgtagttagttcctctgccgctagggcttcggataatgcctctagggccagtgcggttgtcttattttcagcgcgtagtgtatggatcactggcgagagtgattattccattgggtccgggcattttgagcttcatgtacccgtaatggggtatagcttggaagattgtgaatgcctctcgccctaacaaggcgtgatatccgctgccgaatggggccacttggaacatgacctcttcgaacctgtaattgtccggcgagccgaacactacatctagtgttatttttcctgtgcagcatacttctcgactagggattattcccctgaaggttgtgctgctccgctcgatgcggctccagtcaatttccatttttttaaagagtttcttcgtagatgaggtttaatctgctgccgccatccatgagtaccttggtaagacgaaagccgtccactatcggactgaggaccaatgcggctggtgctctagctgttcgaaatttaggttcgtcgctggcattgaaggtgatagccatctcactccatggatttgttgttgctacttggtagacttcggcgaggctgcggattgttcgtttctgcatgttatttgatgcggaagtctcgaagactgttaataccgtactggtgctgctgggctgtttgcccggggctaaaaagccttagccacttttggccacctgccgtaatatccaacatgctcgaaggctatgtgttggagtggcgccctccatactgtggattttgcagggcccgttgagccatccctccagtacggttccgtaccctctagggggtttttgctttttgttttttaacccaggtgcttgagtatgacacacccttttatttcggattggggttgtattcagggccggattgttccaaaacctagtttcggttttccaggcactctccatcgcgcagtatttttgtacaatggtcgctaggtcgacgaagtgtgtaacttcgcgacgactgatggcgtttatgattcccttgtccgtgcaattgttacagaagattgaaatcgcgctttcttcacggcagtcctttatcttgttcataaccaggaggaatctgacccagtaatgatgtactgtttcatcgggctcttgccgtatttgagatagatcgcttatgtttgggtgggcgggtggaatcaagttcggaaccccgcccgatctgaggctcaaaggccaagaagcttccggattcggaagcttggtttgctggacgctttccaacaaatctggtccgatgcctgactttaggttcagtattttattagcgtccgtccctccgcgggaatccggcattgagggatcgggaatccggacatagttggtttttaacatagaagaagagtcgctgcattgttcctctaccacaacaacgtggtgggtaacccggggagagttaatttctctcagatcggttttaagcccaatctgatcgtagttggTAGCGACtctcagggcggcgatgcgatccaagagctcgtttacggaggagagctcaatcggatctagctgctcggcgaattccgagctgacgtgaagatcgcttttaatgacctgacatgtcattgtcgaagcggtggccgaacaggcggtcataagaaaccgtctagccggatagtctggccagtGGCCAAAGcccccttgacgacggtgccgtctttaaagacggaaaaaggcatccttcctgatggtgacgacacagaggaactctcaatgaaagcaccaatgtcggtgtcaaaatcggcggatctcgggtagggggtcccgaactgtgcgtctaggcggatggtaacaggagacaagggacacgatgttttactcaggttcgggccctcttgatggaggtaaaaccctacgtcctgcttgattaatattgatgatgtgtgttacaagagtggatctaccacgagatcaatgatgctaaaccctagaagctagcctatggtatgattgttgttcgtcctacggactaaagccatccagtttatatagacaccggagagggctagggttacacaaagtcggttacaatggtaggagatctacatatccgtatcgccaagcttgccttccacgccaaggaaagtcccatccggacacgggatgaagtcttcaatcttctatcttcatagtcttggagtccggccgatgatgatagttcggctatccggacaccccctagtccgggactccctcactccctGTTGGCGTGCCGACGTCGGCTTTCGTCTTTGCAACGAGACTCCGTATGGTTCAGTCAGTTGCGAgatcgggggaggggggggggcgactTCTAGTGAACATCGCGCCGACTGCgatcatggcggacgatggcgacATCTGTGATGTTGTTCCCTTCTCAAGGCATCGTTGTTGCAGGTCGTGGCACCCCACTCATGATGCTCCGAGAGAAACCCCAGATCTGGGTGTACCGGATCGAACTATGATAGCACCTTCGACGCCGTTGTCCCTCCTGGGGGCATtgttttggagcaagtgctggctggaggggacaagaggaggagcgatGTTACATCTACCGCAAGGCCGACGGCGGATCTCGgtggcatggcgctgtggaggttCGGCGACGGACGCGTGTGGACGGCTACGTGCAGGATGGTGGCGTTTTCTGGTGCCATGGTGGCATCGACGGGAAGCCAGGCAAGGTCGATGCGTCAGTTCCTGCTATGGAGATGGACCAGTGAAAGATGACGGCGGTCGCCTTTGAGAGTGCGCCGGTCCGGTATGTGACCCAGTACTGGTATGTGGCTAGGCTAGGGCATCCGGTTTTGGatgttaagctttgatgtgatatcTGTTTGGTATTTGGCTCGGACATTCGGCATCCCTTTTCAACAGGATAGGAGTAGCAACAAGTGTTCTCTAGATGATGGTTTCATGCttattgatgtattactttgtatgtTCTTTATGAATAactaataaaatggctgcatgcattgatgcagaggccgggtccTTTAAAAAAAAAACCTGTCCGGCCGGCCGTCGACGGCGGTGCGGTACGGAGTTGGACGGCACGCAGCCCGGCCCGAATCCATCTCGGCTTCTTTCCCCTGATGTCATGCGGTCTACGTACCCGCTGATGTTCGCTAAACTGTCACCGTAGACTGCTTTACTCCTAATCTTCTATGGAGAGTAGATACATAGCTTTATCCATCAGCTTACGGCGGGTATGCTTTGCTTGCCGCCTCACGCCTCACGAAGCACTATCGATCGATCCTTTTCGGCCTTGCGCCGCGCACATtctgtctctgtctctgtctctgtgCTGGTCAAACAAACGGCCACCTTTCCTTTCCTGTGACGTCGCGTAAAAGCAAGCACTATTCAAGTATACCTGTCCCGGCGAAACCGGAAAAGATGGTTGCACGGGGCCCAAACCAAAGAACAACGAGCCATACATAGTTGGACCTGCCTACGTAGAAGAGACTGACTGGTCCGGCTGCTGGTGCCCTCGAGTAGTGGTTCAGCGGGGACGGTCAGCAGCAAGATTAGTATTTTGTCCTATTGTTTGTTTTTAACTTTTGCGGCCGAGCAGCAAATTTGGTTAGTTGACGAGAAGAACGaagacaattaaagaagagagatggttatagtaacatagatagataccgtaacataataaatgtgattctACTATGGGTCATGCATGGCGATAAATAATACcaattatgatactatgcactatagagatagtaacatagactagtaacatatgcatgttactagtctaagttactccccactatgaccagccttatggtCTACGAGATGATGCGGGTGATATTTACAAAGATGATACCTACATGACTTTTTGCGCCAGTTTGGTGCCTCATACAGGCTTGTGGGTCGATTAGATTGAATAGACGGTTGAGGTGCCACGAAAAGGCTGTCACATAAGACAACAATATGTGTTGTGATGTACTAACGAGTTTAACGAGCTGCCTATGAAACTCGTTAAGTTTGACGAGCTCAAATCAGTGAATGCTCTCTTCATTAAGAAGCAAGCTACGAGCTTGACAAGCCAAATGATCGAGCTTGCGAGCTACGAGTTTTGGTCCACCCCTAATATCACATATCGTTGCAAAGAAAGCCTCGTCAAGGTAGCACATTGGTGTCATTGTCATCACTTCATCTGAAGCAGCATCAtcgttgtcggtgcaacaaaccctggtgtATGTTGCCCGGATTGTACACAGGCTCGAAAGCAAGTTTACAGCATTCAAGACGAGGCCAAGCAGAAGAGGTAGCTCATTTGAGAAATCAAAGAGCGGATCAAGAAGAGCAAGACAAACCATAGGGGCAAGGAACCACTAAGGAAAATCGGCCCTTCCCGTGCAGGCGAGCCCGCACCAAAGACAAGTCTCGAGACtcccctggcaagcttgccggggacgcTGGGGACGCCAACCCTGCCAAGACACCCCATCGCACAGCGACCCAGGTCACTTATCAATGCGGTGTCGAGCCCTCAAGTGATTAAGTGGTTGTCCCCTGGCACGTGGCATCCATTCAAGGAGAAGACACCCCCTGCGCGACACCCGTCCTGAGGCGTGTCAAGCAGACAGGGCGAGAGACAGTTAAAAtagcgcggcaaggcttgccgggctactcCCTTGACGTgtgtgcatttaatgcgctctgtcctgTCTGCAAAGTtatgtatgatagcattgtttgctgtctgatcagtgcataatgaccacttgccattgtggtgaccccttgacctataaaaggaggaccgatgcaaccttagaaaggattcaGACCTTTGCACACTCATATGCGCGTAGCTGCCCTCGTCCCAAGGCAACCTTGTCGGGCTTGAGCGCCGCGTTTCCACTACGATCTCTTATCAATCCATcaaagcagtagggttttacgcctcgcggcggctcgaacctgggtaaaaatgtcCTGAGTTGTCACTGCCGTGCTGTTCTATGGCCTCCGCTCCTTGTGCAACGTGCCTCTCCCCCTTGCCGAAACCACAAAGGggccgatggccccataggtgatcgtgttgTGCAACGACAATCGTCCTTTCTTTACTCTTAGCAAATGACGTTAACTTCGCTGTAGACAACCACCGACCCAACCCGCTACAAAGAGGTTGTGTGAAAACACATAAAGATCATGCCAGTCACTCAGTTATCCATGGCAATGGCAGTGCAACTTCGACTCTGATGAAGAGCTAAGGCCAAATCCACACGCGACCccgaacggacgtccgttttgtccggattctgtccgtttgggcagggcgatggggtcgtgtccgggcatgtcctgggatgcggtggccgtgcgcccacggCGCGGCCGCATCCTTTACCCCATCCTGTCCGCGTCTACTTCCTCCATGAACTTGtcgtagtaggggtcgtcgaccAGTGGCGTTGGTGTTGGCATTCCGTCGAACAAGACGCGGGGGGACGGCATGGTGCCGGTAAACGGCGGCCGTtcttgctttctttgcatctcgacggccggccggccgccgctgctggacccaggggtgacgttgaggtcgatgacgccCGAGGGGCGCGGTGTGGACGGCGCAAACATGCCAAGGTCCGGCGACCCCCNNNNNNNNNNNNNNNNNNNNNNNNNNNNNNNNNNNNNNNNNNNNNNNNNNNNNNNNNNNNNNNNNNNNNNNNNNNNNNNNNNNNNNNNNNNNNNNNNNNNNNNNNNNNNNNNNNNNNNNNNNNNNNNNNNNNNNNNNNNNNNNNNNNNNNNNNNNNNNNNNNNNNNNNNNNNNNNNNNNNNNNNNNNNNNNNNNNNNNNNNNNNNNNNNNNNNNNNNNNNNNNNNNNNNNNNNNNNNNNNNNNNNNNNNNNNNNNNNNNNNNNNNNNNNNNNNNNNNNNNNNNNNNNNNNNNNNNNNNNNNNNNNNNNNNNNNNNNNNNNNNNNNNNNNNNNNNNNNNNNNNNNNNNNNNNNNNNNNNNNNNNNNNNNNNNNNNNNNNNNNNNNNNNNNNNNNNNNNNNNNNNNNNNNNNNNNNNNNNNNNNNNNNNNNNNNNNNNNNNNNNNNNNNNNNNNNNNNNNNNNNCTCCTCCcgcgtgcactccgaccgcggcttcttggcgccttgccctttttcttcttggccattccgggcgggtcgacggccagCCCGCCGAAGTTTGGCTGGGCGTTGGGCATGGATGTGGGAGGGTTTgtgcggggggaggggggtgggtgggtgggtggtttgcTTTGTCGtaccgacaggcgggccaggggcggataagcgcgcgcgtcccgcccgtccgcgcgctgtctGTTTCACCCCAAAAGCAATGCAAACTTGGAccgcggatgggtcgaaagcggacataaAACGGACAAAAATCCatttgctcccgcgcgctgggccgcccaATTTATCCGTTTTACTCCAAACGAACGGGGCCGAACAAGatgggtcgtgcggtggagttggcctaagaagGAGAACTATGCCAAGTTGCACCGCAGAAAATCACCAAACATGCTACTTGGCCGGCTGGACGTGCCAAGGAGCAGTTTGGTCACGTCATGTTAAGAACAAATAGTATGACTTGTGCTCATTATCCTctcgaaaaaggaagaagaaaaggtAGTCCGTAGTAGGAGTATTACTACTTTGTAGGTGGCCAAAACCAAGAAGGAAGGAGGCTGAACTCACGCAAGCCCATAGTTTTACCCGTGCGGACGATGCGCTGGTCCAGAGAGAACTGCCGGCAACAGGATTAGGTCGAGCGGGCATGCATGTGAAACAGTTGTGGCTCCTCATTTTGCTCTAGCTTGTGACTGCTCTAGCCGAGTGCCgcgtttcaaaataaataaataaaatggcgAGGAGGAGCGTGGGTCGACGTGGCGCCTCGAGCCACCCTGGCGCGGCGTGGGCACCATATCTCTgccacatgcacgcacgcacgcgcagGATATGCTACTACAGATCACATGTCGGCGTCGGTGCCGTAGACTGGAGCAGTAGCCGGCAAAAGCAGAGCGCAAAATTTGCCAGGTCGATCGATGTGGGTGGATCCAGGTCCCGGTCCAACCCAGCCACACCAACACCAACGTTCCGCACGCACGCGCAACACCGCCCCCTCGAGCTGGCCACGAGGGAGAACGATTCGCACTTCTCACCTCCCACTGCCCCCACCCCCTAGCCCAATAGCGACCCGCCACGTCATCGCCTGGAACCACTCCCGTCTCCTCGGCCGTCTGCTTTGACCGTTGACCCAGCCACGGCCACCCGACCGGCCGTAATACAAAACCGAAAATGAATAAACAAGCACGTGTGCACGAAAGGCCGATCGAGTACCGGCCCAGCTCAGCGGCAGCGGCTCCCGTTGAACCGTCCAACTTCCGAGGTCAAACCCCCGTCCTAGTCCAACCATGGCGAGAGCCCGGAGGGAATGGAATACATATACGCCTCCCCCTCAGATCCACACGCCGCAGTTCTCGTGCTCACTGCCCACCCAGCTCATCTCGTCTCAATCTCACCCGTCTCTTCCTCCACCGTCTAGAAGCTTCTCGAAGGCAGGCGCCATACACTTCTCTTCTCTCGCCATGGGCAACGGGCTGTCTCCCTGCGTGAGCATGCCGGCGGCCGCCGAGGTGCCCGCCGCGGCCCGGCTGGTGTACTGGGGCGGGCGGACGAGGGCGCTGCCGGTCTACGAGGACGAGGAGGGTGATGGCGAGGGCAACGGCGGTGTCTCCTGCACGGCGGCGGACGTGACGGCCGAGCTGCTCCCGGCGGACCACGTGGTCTGCCCGGCCGACTCCTTCTTCGTCGGCCTCCCGGTCCCCGTCGCGTCGCCGGGGGAGCGGCTGCTGCCGGGCCGGACCTACTTCGTGCTcccccgccgcctcctctcctccccctcccccggtGGCAACGGCAAGGCGGCCGTGCTCACCGCGGCCAGGCTCGCGTCGCTGTCGGCCGCGCCGGGGGGCAGGAAGACGGTGCAGCTCGCCGGGCCCGGCCAGTGCCCGTTCGAGTACGTCAAGGGCGGCGAGAACGGTGCCGCGGCGCTCATCCGGGTCCTGCCGCAGTTCATCGAGAAAGTCATCACCTGCGACGGCGGCAACGGCAACGGCGACGCTGCCGGCCGGCGCGGGTCGGGCAAGGTGGCTGCGTCCGCGACGGAGCTGTGCAGCACGCCGGAGCTGAAGCGGCACTACGCGCAGCTCGTGGGCGCCAAGGGCCGGCCGTGGTCGCCGGGGCTGGAGACCATCTCCGAGCGCAGCAAGAGGAGGATCTTCCCGTCGCCGGCCAGGCTGCTGCTGTCTTCGCAATAATGTAATTAGCTAATGAGCGTAGATCGTTTTCGGATTAGAGATTAATCGAGATTAATTAGGAAGGGAACACAACGTTCGATTTTACTTGTACAATAGTTGGAACTGAAATACAAATGTACAATTTTGTCGAAAACATTTACATACTCcttccgtccgcgaataagtgtacttctagcttttgtcttaagtcaaagttttaaaactttgaccaactttatgAAAAAAAGTAGTagcatttatgacactaaattagtatcactagatctgttttgaaatgtattttcataatatatcaatttgatatcatatactccctccattccacaatgtagtgcctatagatttttgtgaaagtcaaactttgccaactttgaccaagtgtatagagaaaaTTGTCTACATCTATAATACCAAACATGTAAATTCTGAAAACATAACTCATGATGTATCCAatgatgtgcatttggtattctagatgtacctacttttctcaatatacatggtcaaagtttgtaatgtttgacttttataaaaatctataggcactacattatggaacggagggagtatgttactaCTTT contains:
- the LOC119282436 gene encoding uncharacterized protein LOC119282436; amino-acid sequence: MARARREWNTYTPPPQIHTPQFSCSLPTQLISSQSHPSLPPPSRSFSKAGAIHFSSLAMGNGLSPCVSMPAAAEVPAAARLVYWGGRTRALPVYEDEEGDGEGNGGVSCTAADVTAELLPADHVVCPADSFFVGLPVPVASPGERLLPGRTYFVLPRRLLSSPSPGGNGKAAVLTAARLASLSAAPGGRKTVQLAGPGQCPFEYVKGGENGAAALIRVLPQFIEKVITCDGGNGNGDAAGRRGSGKVAASATELCSTPELKRHYAQLVGAKGRPWSPGLETISERSKRRIFPSPARLLLSSQ